In a single window of the Roseiconus lacunae genome:
- a CDS encoding heavy-metal-associated domain-containing protein — MRAIAYVTAIVVAAAIMFFIIQSPEEATSTPEQQAASSVAPEVDVNTASLTLNVPDMHCPFACYPNVKKTLEGRDDVVSVELVPQKEEGVIDTPQVVVQYKDGFVVDNAIAQLGELGFAGSTVVE; from the coding sequence ATGCGAGCTATCGCTTACGTCACCGCAATCGTTGTCGCCGCGGCGATCATGTTTTTCATCATCCAGTCTCCCGAAGAAGCGACCAGTACACCGGAACAGCAAGCGGCGTCATCGGTGGCCCCGGAAGTCGACGTGAACACCGCCTCGTTGACTCTCAACGTCCCGGACATGCATTGCCCCTTCGCGTGCTATCCGAACGTCAAGAAAACTTTGGAAGGCCGCGACGATGTGGTTAGCGTTGAACTGGTGCCTCAAAAAGAAGAAGGCGTCATCGATACACCGCAAGTCGTTGTCCAGTACAAAGACGGCTTCGTGGTTGATAACGCGATCGCACAACTTGGCGAACTAGGCTTCGCCGGATCGACCGTCGTCGAATAG
- a CDS encoding succinylglutamate desuccinylase/aspartoacylase family protein, with product MSKKKQSSIDVWQGQRVEPGQSVDLKLKVGERRTGAPVRIPMHVRRGLDDGPTVFVTGALHGDEINGTGAIQQLLVDPEFQITRGTLVLIPVLNMLGFERHERYLPDRRDLNRSFPGTPSGSLASRLAYRIFNELVFRCDFGIDLHTASVRRTNYPNVRGDLSDAAVKRIAMAFGCEVIINGVGPAGALRSEATAHGCPTIVMEGGEVSKVEPGIVQSAVRGVCNVLRELQMLSGVIESPRYQVVIEQSKWLRANKGGFMQFHIVPGELLERDQPVATIFDLLGHVQTTISCPFDAVVIGMNTLPAVSPGEPICHLGQLPSQTSVATLRKSRRQEDGLEEKLVDQLSSNVVSVTPDDVDSP from the coding sequence TTGAGTAAAAAGAAACAATCGTCGATCGATGTTTGGCAAGGGCAGCGGGTCGAACCGGGACAAAGCGTTGATCTGAAGTTAAAAGTCGGCGAGCGGCGTACCGGCGCACCGGTGCGGATTCCCATGCACGTTCGCCGTGGCCTCGATGATGGCCCGACCGTGTTCGTTACCGGCGCCCTGCATGGCGACGAAATCAATGGTACCGGCGCGATTCAGCAGTTACTTGTCGACCCAGAGTTTCAAATCACTCGCGGGACATTGGTGCTGATCCCGGTATTGAACATGCTGGGCTTTGAACGGCACGAACGGTACCTTCCCGATCGTCGAGACCTGAATCGATCTTTCCCGGGGACGCCAAGTGGGTCACTGGCGAGTCGATTGGCGTATCGTATCTTTAATGAGTTGGTCTTTCGTTGCGACTTTGGGATCGATCTTCATACCGCATCGGTTCGACGCACGAATTATCCTAACGTCCGCGGTGATTTGTCTGACGCTGCCGTTAAACGCATCGCAATGGCGTTCGGATGTGAAGTCATCATCAACGGCGTCGGTCCCGCCGGGGCGCTTCGCAGTGAAGCGACCGCGCATGGTTGTCCGACGATTGTGATGGAAGGCGGCGAGGTTTCGAAGGTTGAACCGGGGATCGTGCAGTCAGCCGTGCGTGGTGTTTGCAACGTGCTTCGTGAACTTCAAATGCTGTCCGGCGTCATCGAAAGCCCGCGGTATCAAGTGGTGATCGAGCAGAGCAAATGGCTGCGGGCGAACAAAGGCGGCTTCATGCAATTTCATATCGTGCCCGGAGAATTGCTGGAGCGAGATCAGCCGGTGGCAACGATTTTCGATTTGCTGGGACATGTTCAAACGACGATCTCGTGTCCTTTCGATGCCGTGGTGATCGGTATGAATACACTGCCGGCGGTCAGTCCCGGTGAACCGATCTGTCATCTCGGTCAGCTTCCCAGCCAGACCAGTGTCGCGACCCTGCGCAAGAGTCGGCGGCAGGAAGATGGCTTGGAGGAAAAGCTCGTCGACCAACTCTCTTCGAACGTTGTTTCGGTTACCCCTGACGACGTCGACTCGCCCTGA
- a CDS encoding methyl-accepting chemotaxis protein: MLLSRFTVRAKIGLLVAVVSLCFIGYGVWSWTTLKIAKVNGPYYNEIIDGKDLIADMRPPSNYIIEPYALALHMANEVDQGAEEQTIRRHVAHCKTLKSEFADRYAYWNTHLQDSRIKQIKNTDCYQPAVEFFELLETAFIPACLGGDARAAQMLIRGPMRQAFVAHQESINQVIDLTAERNAEKEAEVGSVIQTRRNISLAATFGVLVVFGCVGWYIAQQTVQPLRLSANDLRRLSNEELTKVSRRLREDSEQTSDQATLASGVARQLSSNAQTLATAVDQFEESIKEISANASNAANVARNAVEAASLTNDTITRLGDSSGEIGNVIKVINSIAEQTNLLALNATIEAARAGEAGKGFAVVANEVKELAKETSKATEDIIGRIETIQGDTKEAITAIGSVSQIISEISESQNAIAGAVEEQTAMTSEISRNIGEVAAGSNEIVESITKVATAAKSATTYSDQTLDTAADIDRLAEDLLHLVGEARNTIEGKVVSSSKSRSDTGASVNSEASSGGKYRLAEAQEDSYLGSF; the protein is encoded by the coding sequence GTGTTACTTAGTCGATTCACCGTCCGGGCCAAAATTGGACTCTTGGTTGCGGTCGTCTCCCTTTGTTTTATCGGTTACGGGGTTTGGTCCTGGACGACCTTGAAAATCGCGAAAGTCAACGGGCCTTACTACAACGAAATCATTGACGGAAAAGACCTGATCGCAGACATGCGTCCGCCGTCGAACTACATCATCGAACCCTATGCCCTCGCGCTTCATATGGCGAATGAGGTGGACCAGGGGGCGGAAGAACAAACGATTCGACGACATGTCGCACACTGCAAAACTTTGAAGAGTGAGTTTGCAGATCGATACGCCTACTGGAATACGCATCTGCAGGATAGTCGAATTAAACAGATCAAGAACACCGACTGCTACCAGCCTGCGGTTGAATTCTTCGAGCTGCTGGAGACGGCGTTTATTCCCGCTTGTCTTGGCGGCGATGCTCGCGCAGCACAAATGCTGATCCGAGGGCCGATGCGTCAGGCGTTTGTCGCACACCAAGAATCGATCAATCAAGTGATCGACTTGACCGCCGAACGCAATGCGGAAAAGGAGGCGGAGGTTGGCAGCGTGATTCAGACCCGGCGAAATATTTCACTTGCCGCGACATTCGGTGTCTTGGTGGTTTTCGGCTGCGTTGGGTGGTACATCGCCCAGCAGACCGTGCAGCCACTGCGACTGTCGGCAAACGATCTTCGCCGGCTATCCAACGAAGAATTGACCAAGGTCAGTCGACGCTTGCGAGAAGATTCCGAGCAGACGTCCGATCAAGCCACGCTTGCCAGTGGTGTCGCTCGGCAGTTAAGCTCGAATGCCCAAACGCTCGCGACGGCTGTAGATCAATTCGAAGAGAGCATCAAAGAAATTTCTGCCAACGCTTCGAACGCCGCCAACGTCGCCAGAAATGCGGTGGAAGCGGCTAGCTTGACCAATGACACCATCACTCGTTTAGGCGATAGTAGCGGCGAGATCGGCAACGTGATCAAAGTGATCAACTCAATCGCCGAACAAACGAATTTGCTTGCCCTCAACGCGACCATCGAAGCGGCACGTGCCGGCGAAGCGGGAAAAGGATTTGCGGTCGTGGCCAACGAAGTCAAAGAACTGGCAAAAGAAACTAGTAAAGCAACCGAGGACATCATCGGACGTATCGAAACGATTCAAGGTGATACCAAAGAAGCGATCACTGCGATTGGTTCGGTCAGCCAAATCATTTCGGAGATTAGCGAGAGTCAAAACGCCATCGCCGGTGCGGTCGAAGAACAGACTGCAATGACGTCAGAGATCTCCCGTAATATCGGTGAAGTTGCCGCCGGCAGCAATGAAATTGTCGAGAGCATCACCAAAGTCGCTACCGCAGCAAAAAGCGCGACGACCTATTCCGATCAAACGCTAGATACGGCGGCCGACATCGATCGACTCGCCGAAGATCTGTTGCACCTCGTCGGCGAAGCACGCAATACCATTGAAGGGAAAGTGGTATCGAGTTCCAAGTCGCGATCCGATACAGGAGCTAGCGTGAATTCCGAAGCGTCTTCGGGCGGGAAGTATCGACTCGCCGAGGCTCAGGAAGATTCCTACTTGGGGTCGTTCTAG
- a CDS encoding ATP-dependent zinc protease family protein, with translation MTESESLPIIGWREWLSLPELGIKFVKAKIDTGARSSSLHAFDIETYEENGVSQVRFKVNPIQRNDDWTIQCSSPVLDMRSVRSSSGQSAVRPVIKTPVTLFGHRIEIELTLADRNQMGFRMLLGREAFRRRFLIDPGKSYLGGVPKKKRKS, from the coding sequence ATGACAGAGAGCGAATCGCTACCTATCATCGGCTGGCGAGAATGGTTGTCTCTGCCAGAACTCGGGATCAAATTTGTGAAAGCAAAAATTGATACCGGAGCGAGATCGTCATCACTTCACGCATTCGACATTGAAACATACGAAGAGAACGGTGTTTCACAGGTTCGTTTCAAGGTCAATCCGATTCAGCGCAACGACGATTGGACTATTCAATGTTCGTCGCCGGTTCTTGACATGCGATCGGTGCGCTCATCAAGTGGTCAATCTGCTGTGCGTCCTGTGATTAAGACCCCGGTTACCTTGTTCGGTCATCGAATCGAGATCGAATTGACGTTGGCGGACCGGAATCAAATGGGGTTCCGAATGCTGCTCGGTCGCGAAGCATTTCGACGCCGCTTCTTGATCGATCCGGGGAAGTCTTATCTGGGTGGCGTTCCCAAAAAGAAACGAAAATCCTAG
- a CDS encoding sirohydrochlorin chelatase — translation MPQERSPWQPDALLLVGHGTRDRLGTEQFFTLATLLREKLAPVDVEGCLLEFQHPTIAEGWQRLIERGARSISVAPLLLFAAGHARRDIPETIQQCANETRDRGIDARYYHGGPLSRCPQIVELLKQRISATLDGSPPDPDTALVMVGRGSYDSCATTDMRLLAEIVAHQAGFQSRAVGFYAMAEPRLPDVLDRAATEPGIRRVVVQPHLLFQGRLYDAICNQVDEARARHPQVIFDVGDYLGPTAAVADALAYRAIGSLKGKPCRA, via the coding sequence GTGCCGCAAGAACGCTCTCCCTGGCAGCCCGACGCGTTATTGCTGGTCGGGCACGGAACACGCGATCGACTGGGCACCGAGCAGTTTTTCACGCTCGCGACACTGCTGCGCGAAAAACTTGCTCCCGTCGATGTCGAAGGTTGCCTGCTTGAATTTCAGCACCCAACGATCGCCGAAGGCTGGCAGCGATTAATCGAGCGTGGCGCGAGGTCGATCAGTGTCGCACCGCTGCTTCTGTTCGCCGCCGGTCACGCCCGCCGGGACATCCCCGAGACGATCCAGCAGTGTGCCAACGAAACGCGGGACCGCGGCATCGACGCTCGCTACTACCACGGCGGTCCGCTTTCGCGATGCCCTCAAATCGTCGAGCTGCTCAAACAACGGATCTCCGCAACGCTTGACGGCTCACCGCCGGATCCAGATACGGCCCTCGTAATGGTCGGGCGGGGAAGTTATGACAGCTGTGCGACGACGGACATGAGACTACTTGCCGAAATCGTAGCCCACCAAGCCGGCTTTCAATCGAGGGCGGTCGGCTTTTACGCGATGGCAGAACCTCGGCTACCCGACGTACTTGACCGAGCCGCGACGGAACCGGGAATCAGACGCGTGGTCGTTCAGCCCCACTTGCTGTTTCAAGGGCGGCTTTACGACGCGATCTGCAATCAAGTCGACGAAGCCCGTGCCAGGCACCCACAGGTCATTTTCGACGTCGGTGACTACCTGGGGCCGACCGCCGCAGTCGCCGACGCATTAGCCTATCGAGCGATCGGTTCGCTAAAAGGAAAGCCATGCCGAGCCTAA
- a CDS encoding BBP7 family outer membrane beta-barrel protein — MVTALVFGTVILWGNSHCFVSPAEAIDPYQRVSGTGQTATGSSGFFSGVQRIGDSLFSGPSYQVAAVPPQLNAPATIPSPVVGSPVIQGGPVYNSIGGFDPLFPGLRSQIDTRLYFRGEYLLWDATGMGTPALVTTSPNGTGQSVAAVLGQPSTSTLFGASDLNDGSASGFLFGGGLWITPQQTAAIEGEYFQLSEENDRYRGSSGGDVILGRPYFDLSSGQEAAELISFPGAFGGDISVDSSSELRSFLLNARIALCNHGMHCVQCGERDHTDWIIGYRNIRLRDSLQINENYNSIGTAPSLALSRSDSFRTTNEFQGLQLGFIHRILLNRAWLESSMRVALGNNEQTLQISGNTTRTQSGVTDTFDGGLYALRSNSGTHKRDEFAMIPELGLRFGYRLTDRLHASIGYSVLYLPNVARASEQIDRDLNSGLIPEETNPLIGPLRPQVLWVHSDYLAHGVHFGGELHF, encoded by the coding sequence GTGGTCACCGCGTTGGTCTTCGGAACTGTGATCTTGTGGGGGAATTCGCATTGTTTTGTTTCGCCCGCCGAGGCAATCGATCCCTACCAGCGGGTGTCAGGCACTGGTCAGACGGCGACCGGTTCATCCGGTTTTTTTTCAGGGGTTCAGCGGATTGGTGATTCGTTGTTTTCCGGTCCCAGCTATCAGGTGGCTGCCGTTCCGCCGCAGCTAAACGCGCCTGCGACGATCCCCTCGCCTGTCGTCGGATCGCCGGTGATTCAGGGAGGCCCGGTTTACAATTCGATCGGCGGATTTGACCCTTTGTTCCCGGGATTGCGCAGCCAGATCGACACACGTTTATATTTCCGCGGCGAGTACCTGTTGTGGGATGCGACAGGAATGGGGACCCCCGCGTTGGTGACAACCAGCCCTAACGGAACCGGCCAATCGGTGGCCGCGGTGCTCGGGCAACCGTCGACCTCGACGTTGTTCGGCGCAAGTGATCTGAACGACGGGTCGGCGAGTGGGTTCTTGTTTGGCGGGGGTCTCTGGATCACTCCGCAGCAGACGGCGGCAATCGAAGGTGAGTACTTTCAGCTATCCGAGGAAAACGATCGCTATCGTGGTTCGAGCGGTGGCGATGTGATTCTCGGACGCCCCTATTTCGATTTAAGCAGTGGCCAAGAAGCTGCCGAATTGATTTCCTTTCCGGGGGCATTCGGCGGTGATATCAGTGTCGACAGTTCGTCCGAGTTGCGCTCGTTCTTACTTAACGCTCGGATCGCACTGTGCAATCACGGGATGCATTGTGTGCAGTGTGGTGAACGCGACCATACGGATTGGATCATCGGTTACCGCAATATTCGATTGCGAGACAGTTTGCAGATCAACGAAAACTACAACAGCATCGGGACGGCTCCATCGCTCGCGCTGTCTCGAAGTGATTCGTTCCGAACGACAAATGAGTTTCAAGGATTACAACTCGGCTTCATTCATCGAATCTTACTCAATCGCGCCTGGTTAGAATCGAGCATGCGAGTCGCGCTTGGTAACAATGAACAGACGCTGCAAATCTCTGGGAATACGACGCGAACTCAATCCGGAGTCACGGATACCTTTGACGGCGGTTTGTATGCACTTCGATCGAATAGCGGAACGCATAAGCGAGATGAATTCGCGATGATTCCCGAACTGGGATTACGTTTTGGCTATCGTTTGACCGATCGACTTCATGCGAGCATTGGTTATTCGGTGCTGTATTTGCCAAATGTGGCGAGGGCATCGGAGCAGATCGACCGTGACCTCAATTCTGGGTTAATCCCCGAAGAGACAAATCCGTTGATCGGTCCGCTTCGCCCGCAGGTGCTCTGGGTCCATTCAGACTACCTTGCTCATGGTGTACACTTTGGTGGTGAACTGCACTTTTAA
- a CDS encoding chemotaxis protein CheW, with translation MSQQTSQQLESYCTFRVDDLLFGVEVCQVQEVIRTHPTTSVPLAPAVVHGLMNLRGQIVSALNLRYVLGMPPSQSERKPMNVVVRSQEGPISLLVDEIGDVVQVDRDRFEPLPETLQSQQREMLTGAFKLDGKLLLILDIERVLAIPV, from the coding sequence ATGTCGCAACAAACCAGCCAACAACTTGAATCTTATTGCACCTTCCGAGTCGACGACTTGCTATTCGGAGTCGAGGTTTGTCAGGTTCAAGAGGTGATCCGAACCCATCCCACGACGTCTGTTCCTCTCGCGCCGGCCGTCGTTCATGGGTTGATGAACTTGCGAGGACAAATCGTGAGTGCTCTGAACCTCCGTTACGTCCTCGGAATGCCACCATCCCAGTCCGAACGAAAACCAATGAACGTGGTCGTGCGTTCTCAAGAAGGTCCGATCAGCCTGCTCGTTGACGAGATCGGTGACGTGGTGCAAGTCGATCGAGATCGCTTTGAGCCTTTGCCGGAAACGCTCCAGAGCCAACAACGCGAGATGTTGACCGGGGCATTCAAGCTAGACGGTAAATTGCTTTTGATTCTCGACATTGAACGGGTTTTGGCGATTCCCGTGTAA
- a CDS encoding RimK family alpha-L-glutamate ligase has translation MKLGILSCSPNCYSTRRLKEAGVQRGHKIKVLNTLKFAIDLDRGAPDLYFRRKHLSDYDAILPRIGASITYYGTAVVRQFEQMNVFSTNSSSGIVNSRDKLRSLQILSRHQIGIPRTTFVRDKRDVLPAIERVGGAPVIIKLLEGTQGIGVLLAETIKSAEAIVELLQSQNQNVLIQKFVAESKGRDIRAFVVGDQVVAAMRRVAQGQEFRSNVHRGGKTERVELTDEQRDTALRAAQIMGLRVAGVDMLEGRDGPQIMEINSSPGLEGIERCTQLDVAGAIIDHIAAHVDFPEVDLRQRLTVSRGWGVTEIIIPEGADMVGKTIGSSDLLDKNINILTLYRDATVVPNPRSDRVLEAGDRLLCFGKLETLRHLVPKKIRRHRRPKIQDLPELPVANIVHDPPPGSSATADSNRGED, from the coding sequence ATGAAACTCGGCATCCTTTCCTGCAGTCCGAATTGCTACAGCACCCGACGGCTGAAAGAAGCGGGCGTGCAACGTGGGCACAAGATCAAGGTCTTGAACACATTGAAGTTCGCGATCGACCTCGATCGTGGCGCACCGGATCTTTACTTTCGCCGCAAGCATCTCAGTGACTACGACGCGATCCTGCCTCGCATCGGAGCATCGATCACGTATTACGGTACCGCGGTCGTTCGTCAGTTCGAGCAGATGAATGTTTTCTCGACGAACTCATCATCCGGAATCGTTAATTCACGGGATAAGCTTCGCAGTTTACAAATCTTAAGCCGGCATCAAATCGGGATACCGCGAACGACTTTCGTTCGAGATAAACGTGATGTCTTGCCAGCGATCGAACGTGTCGGCGGCGCTCCGGTCATTATCAAGTTGCTCGAAGGCACCCAAGGGATCGGAGTGCTATTGGCCGAGACCATCAAGTCGGCCGAGGCAATCGTGGAGCTTCTGCAAAGCCAGAATCAAAACGTATTGATCCAGAAGTTTGTCGCCGAAAGCAAGGGACGCGACATCCGTGCGTTTGTCGTCGGTGATCAAGTCGTCGCGGCGATGCGACGTGTCGCGCAGGGACAGGAGTTCCGCAGCAACGTCCATCGCGGCGGAAAGACCGAACGGGTCGAATTGACGGACGAGCAACGTGACACGGCGCTCCGGGCCGCACAAATCATGGGCCTGCGTGTTGCCGGGGTCGATATGCTTGAAGGTCGTGATGGGCCCCAGATCATGGAGATCAATTCGTCACCAGGTTTGGAAGGAATTGAACGCTGTACGCAGCTCGATGTCGCCGGCGCGATAATCGATCATATCGCCGCACATGTCGACTTCCCCGAAGTCGATTTGCGTCAACGGTTGACCGTCAGTCGAGGTTGGGGAGTGACCGAGATCATCATTCCCGAAGGCGCAGATATGGTCGGCAAAACGATCGGCAGTTCTGACTTGCTAGATAAAAATATCAATATCTTGACGCTCTATCGGGACGCCACGGTCGTTCCCAATCCACGCTCCGATCGTGTGCTCGAGGCGGGCGATCGGCTGCTATGTTTCGGCAAACTCGAAACACTTCGACACCTAGTTCCCAAGAAGATTCGACGTCACCGACGACCGAAGATACAAGATCTTCCCGAATTGCCGGTCGCAAATATCGTTCATGATCCGCCGCCCGGATCGTCGGCGACTGCGGATAGCAATCGCGGCGAGGACTGA
- a CDS encoding chemotaxis protein CheA, which yields MEGFDEIINEFLVESYESLDTLDDDLLALEDAPDDLERLASIFRTVHTIKGTSGFLALPTLERVAHVGENLLVPLRDGEFQLSSDIANVLLEMVDAIREILSMLESGQGEGDNDYADLVSRLQVALDSRRGGGTETPAEEIPVAETPTSEASAVEEAPAVEETQPDSSQTGAPAMEPEPKSAVEPSEEVSEASAETTAASQSGDSPGDTVSKVDATPASVASEAASTASSESPKPSASTPAPSKPVKRETGKSGEGSEKSASVVDSTVRIDVALLDKLMNLVGELVLARNQIMQFSGSTDDPAMAAASQRLNLITTELQEGVMKTRMQPIRNAWNKLPRVVRDLSASCGKKVSVVMEGADTELDKTILEAIKDPLTHIVRNSVDHGIESADVRAAAGKPEEGTLCLRAFHEGGQVNIEIVDDGGGINGDRVRDKAIEKGLISQEQAETMGERELTNLILLPGFSTAPKVTNVSGRGVGMDVVKTNIERIGGTLEIQSEAGKGTTLRIKIPLTLAIIPALIIKAGGGQYAIPQVSLLELVRLDGERAQREIEYIHDVPVYRLREQLLPLVYLDEQLGLRSYGEHRSESEAVNIVVLQAEDRQFGLVVEAITDTQEIVVKPLGNHLKNISAFAGATIMGDGTVSLILDVIGIAQKSCVLTEHRDRSLREHAHRGMSRTKDGESVLIIDSGDGTRAAIQLSSVARLEEFTCEELERSGHNYVVQYRGQILPLISLGPQLGDPNPSEETRGRLHTVVYSHEGQSVGIVVGKIVDIVHEQLSRTEDVSSGRSVIQDRVTQIINLQEVVSQGVGTSSHW from the coding sequence GTGGAAGGTTTCGACGAAATCATTAATGAATTTTTGGTCGAGAGCTATGAAAGCTTGGACACGCTCGACGACGATCTCCTTGCGCTCGAAGATGCGCCCGATGATCTTGAACGTCTGGCTAGCATTTTTAGAACGGTCCACACGATCAAGGGGACCTCTGGCTTCTTGGCCTTGCCAACTTTGGAACGAGTCGCACATGTCGGCGAAAATTTGCTCGTACCTTTGCGCGACGGAGAGTTTCAGCTTTCCAGTGACATCGCCAATGTGCTTTTGGAAATGGTCGATGCGATTCGTGAAATCCTTAGCATGCTGGAGTCGGGACAAGGCGAAGGCGACAACGACTATGCCGACCTCGTTTCACGTCTACAGGTAGCCTTGGATAGCCGTCGCGGTGGCGGTACCGAAACGCCTGCGGAGGAAATCCCCGTAGCAGAAACGCCGACAAGCGAGGCGTCTGCTGTCGAAGAAGCCCCTGCTGTCGAAGAAACCCAGCCTGATTCTTCGCAAACTGGTGCACCAGCGATGGAGCCGGAGCCGAAATCTGCCGTCGAGCCATCGGAGGAGGTTTCGGAAGCTTCAGCCGAGACAACGGCTGCTTCTCAATCAGGTGACTCCCCTGGGGATACGGTCTCGAAGGTTGACGCGACACCTGCTTCCGTTGCTTCCGAGGCTGCGTCAACAGCGTCTTCCGAATCACCGAAACCGTCCGCGTCAACGCCGGCACCTAGTAAGCCCGTCAAGCGTGAGACTGGAAAGTCGGGTGAAGGCAGCGAGAAATCGGCTTCGGTCGTCGACAGCACGGTGCGGATCGACGTCGCATTGCTCGACAAATTGATGAACTTGGTTGGCGAGCTCGTGCTGGCGCGAAACCAAATCATGCAGTTCAGTGGCTCGACTGACGATCCAGCGATGGCCGCCGCGAGCCAGCGTTTGAATCTGATCACGACGGAGCTCCAAGAAGGCGTGATGAAGACTCGGATGCAACCGATTCGCAACGCATGGAACAAGCTTCCGAGAGTCGTTCGTGACCTTTCGGCATCGTGCGGAAAGAAGGTCAGCGTGGTGATGGAAGGCGCGGATACAGAGCTTGATAAAACGATCCTTGAAGCGATCAAGGATCCTTTAACACACATCGTCCGTAACTCTGTCGACCACGGGATCGAATCCGCCGACGTTCGAGCAGCTGCCGGCAAACCCGAGGAAGGAACGTTGTGCCTTCGTGCCTTTCATGAAGGCGGTCAGGTCAACATCGAGATCGTTGACGACGGCGGCGGGATCAATGGCGACCGCGTTCGAGACAAGGCGATTGAGAAAGGCTTGATCAGTCAAGAACAAGCCGAAACGATGGGCGAACGAGAGCTGACCAATTTGATCTTGTTGCCCGGCTTTTCGACCGCTCCAAAGGTCACCAACGTTTCTGGTCGCGGCGTTGGAATGGACGTCGTCAAAACCAATATCGAACGCATCGGCGGGACCTTGGAAATCCAAAGCGAAGCCGGGAAAGGTACAACGCTGCGGATCAAAATACCGCTAACGTTGGCCATCATCCCCGCCTTGATCATCAAAGCCGGGGGCGGTCAATACGCGATCCCACAAGTCAGCTTGTTGGAGCTTGTGCGTCTTGACGGAGAACGCGCACAACGGGAAATCGAATACATTCACGATGTCCCGGTCTATCGTTTGCGCGAACAGCTATTGCCGCTCGTTTACTTGGACGAGCAGCTCGGTTTGCGATCGTATGGCGAACATCGATCCGAATCCGAAGCCGTCAATATCGTGGTCTTGCAAGCCGAGGATCGGCAGTTCGGATTGGTGGTCGAAGCGATCACTGATACCCAGGAAATTGTTGTCAAGCCACTCGGGAATCACTTGAAAAATATTAGTGCGTTTGCCGGTGCGACGATCATGGGGGACGGAACCGTGTCGCTGATTCTCGATGTGATCGGCATCGCTCAGAAAAGCTGTGTCTTGACCGAACATCGTGACCGATCCCTACGAGAACACGCACATCGCGGGATGAGTCGAACCAAAGACGGCGAGTCAGTATTAATCATAGACTCTGGTGACGGTACCCGCGCGGCGATCCAGCTTTCATCGGTGGCTCGGCTTGAGGAGTTCACCTGTGAGGAACTTGAACGCAGCGGGCATAACTATGTCGTTCAGTATCGCGGCCAAATTTTGCCGCTAATTTCACTCGGTCCACAACTCGGTGACCCAAACCCCAGCGAAGAGACTCGCGGACGGCTACACACGGTGGTGTATTCACACGAGGGGCAAAGTGTTGGGATCGTGGTCGGCAAAATCGTTGACATTGTCCACGAGCAACTCAGTCGTACCGAAGATGTTTCCTCGGGTCGCAGTGTGATTCAAGATCGGGTGACGCAAATTATCAACCTTCAAGAGGTCGTCAGTCAGGGCGTCGGAACATCCTCGCATTGGTGA